A single genomic interval of Penaeus chinensis breed Huanghai No. 1 chromosome 23, ASM1920278v2, whole genome shotgun sequence harbors:
- the LOC125037343 gene encoding polyamine-transporting ATPase 13A3-like isoform X3: MRRFSWYAFLTDEVAGMAYDRLGEDTGAEGVKLPYHQQVLKLGSDEELTLFGYCRASCKTFAFYLVTLITLGIPFLIVYWKPEWGVYMKRRRCSLMEADMLIIKDMDGQIYVSSVDSEMVEAGFPSKYVISSHLPNGASNGVHNGASDSTHLTQPRHRIIRYFIFQHIKYMWIPGKLSFERLYGCDSNTTISSLLNDFRGYTVEEQMLRQQLYGRNGISVEVKSYFHLLVTEVLNPFYIFQIASIVLWSFDNYVLYATCIFLVSCLSVAVSLYETRKQSQSLHDMVEASNANTATVLRSTIEKTTVEVEINTTDLVPGDVLVIPGTGCLMACDAVLISGNAIVNESMLTGESVPVTKTPVTISEGNETYSAEKHKRHTLFCGTAVIQTRYYGNAQVLAVVVRTGFTTAKGELVRSILYPRPLDFKFYKDSMKFILFMFGIASVGMSYSIYIYIIHKETILKTVVRTLDIVTIVVPPALPAAMTVGTYYAQSRLKKRGIFCISPPRINVSGKLKLVCFDKTGTLTEDGLEVWGVVEAKGEHLSTPVMDVSTLDHTSQLVACLATCHSLTYVHGELTGDPLDVKMFEATKWTLEEAAPGSANFDQVTPTVVKPSKREVYIDPPDITNVAETPFQVPYELGIVRQFPFSSNTQRMSVLVRVLGRPYMDLYAKGAPEVIQSLCRPESLPEDLGPILTQYTIQGFRVIALAHRTLETKLSWHAAQRIPRDQVECDLNFVGLLILQNMLKPETAPVIRQLRAANIRTVMVTGDNILTGISVARDCGMVGETDHVLLAKVTAPSPEHPASLTFEPADTPDILVQYSDDVDNKYTCMNVEDGAPKYHLAVTGKAWALLCQYFPDLVPRIVAKGTVFARMSPDQKAQLVEELQAIDYIVGMCGDGANDCGALKTAHVGISLSEAEASVAAPFTSHTDNIQCVPQVICEGRCALTTNFSVFKYMALYSIIQFVSVLILYTAYSNLTDPQFLYIDLFIVTVIAVFMGYTGARHELVAHKPLGNLLGAVNMFSVLSQIALVILTQVIAYLYLLQQPWFEPNKPTPGDEEDNTVSWETGTIFYVSAFQYLTLCIAYSPGHPFRQPIYTNFWLTVSLVSLTVITLMMLLCPWSWLMELMRIRYDPENNLMMFRVALLLMIALHFVVSLSTEHFIARSRFLKKCFQWITCKREPKNKYKIVLRDMNEDLSWPPIGTPLYATLHT, encoded by the exons ATGCGAAGATTTTCCTGGTATGCCTTTTTAACAGATGAAG TGGCAGGAATGGCATACGACCGGCTAGGTGAGGACACAGGTGCCGAGGGCGTTAAGCTTCCATACCACCAGCAGGTTCTCAAGCTGGGGAGTGATGAGGAGCTAACACTCTTTGGTTACTGTCGAGCTTCCTGCAAGACTTTTGCCTTCTACCTCGTCACACTTATAACCTTAGGTATTCCCTTCCTTATTGTGTATTGGAAGCCAGAATGGGGTGTCTACATGAAGAGACGGAGGTGCTCTCTTATGGAGGCTGATATGCTAATCATTAAG GACATGGATGGACAAATTTACGTTTCATCAGTTGATTCAGAAATGGTGGAGGCTGGCTTCCCCTCCAAATATGTCATTTCCTCACACCTCCCAAATGGGGCTTCCAATGGAGTTCACAATGGAGCTTCAGATTCCACACATCTCACACAGCCAAGACACAG AATTATAAGATACTTTATCTTTCAACATATCAAGTACATGTGGATCCCAGGCAAACTCTCCTTTGAGAGGCTCTATGGCTGTGATAGTAACACAACGATAAGCTCACTACTTAATGACTTCAGGGGATATACTGTTGAGGAGCAAATGTTAAG GCAGCAGCTATATGGTCGTAATGGCATCAGTGTTGAGGTCAAATCATACTTCCACCTCCTAGTAACAGAAGTCCTGAACCCTTTCTACATCTTCCAAATTGCCTCCATCGTCCTGTGGTCGTTTGACAATTATGTCCTCTATGCTACTTGTATCTTCCTTGTCTCATGCCTTTCTGTTGCTGTTTCGCTTTATGAGACTCGCAAG CAAAGTCAATCACTACATGATATGGTGGAGGCATCAAATGCTAATACTGCAACAGTGCTGAGATCCACGATAGAGAAAACCACTG TTGAAGTAGAAATCAACACAACAGACTTGGTTCCTGGTGATGTGTTGGTCATTCCTGGAACAGGCTGTCTCATGGCTTGTGATGCTGTTCTCATCTCTGGTAATGCAATTGTCAATGAGAGCATGCTGACAG GCGAAAGTGTCCCTGTGACCAAGACACCTGTGACAATATCTGAAGGGAATGAGACCTACTCAGCGGAGAAGCACAAACGACACACCTTGTTCTGTGGGACGGCTGTCATCCAAACCAGATACTATGGCAATGCACAG GTTTTAGCTGTGGTTGTGCGGACGGGATTCACCACAGCGAAAGGGGAGTTGGTGCGCTCCATTCTTTATCCACGACCTCTGGATTTCAAGTTCTACAAGGACTCCATGAAGTTCATTCTCTTTATGTTCGGCATTGCTTCTGTTGGCATGTCTTATTCaatctatatttacattattcACAAG GAAACCATTTTGAAGACTGTGGTTCGTACTTTGGACATCGTGACCATTGTTGTACCCCCGGCACTCCCTGCAGCTATGACAGTTGGAACGTACTACGCTCAGAGTAGATTGAAGAAAAGAGGGATATTTTGCATATCACCTCCAAGGATTAATGTCTCAGGGAAACTCAAACTGGTCTGCTTTgataaa ACGGGAACCTTAACTGAGGATGGGCTGGAGGTCTGGGGTGTGGTCGAAGCAAAAGGAGAACATTTGAGCACCCCAGTTATGGATGTGTCTACGCTTGATCACACGTCGCAGCTGGTGGCATGTCTTGCAACGTGCCACTCCCTTACCTACGTCCACGGGGAGCTCACTGGCGACCCCCTCGATGTGAAGATGTTTGAGGCGACGAAATGG ACGTTGGAGGAGGCAGCACCTGGCAGTGCCAACTTCGACCAGGTCACACCAACCGTGGTGAAGCCAAGTAAACGTGAAGTGTATATTGATCCCCCAGACATCACCAATGTGGCTGAAACGCCATTCCAG GTGCCTTATGAACTTGGCATTGTCCGCCAGTTCCCCTTCAGCAGCAACACACAAAGGATGTCCGTACTAGTGAGAGTCCTCGGCCGTCCCTATATGGATCTGTATGCCAAAGGAGCTCCTGAAGTTATTCAGAGTCTCTGCCGTCCTGAGTCAT TACCTGAAGATCTGGGCCCCATCTTGACTCAGTACACAATACAAGGATTCCGTGTCATAGCGCTTGCCCATCGCACCCTAGAGACTAAATTGTCCTGGCATGCTGCGCAACGGATACCAAGGGAccaa GTTGAGTGTGATCTGAATTTTGTAGGCTTGCTCATCCTACAAAACATGCTGAAGCCTGAAACTGCTCCAGTTATTCGACAACTGAGGGCTGCAAATATTAGAACAGTGATGGTCACAG gaGACAACATTTTGACGGGGATCAGTGTAGCACGCGATTGCGGCATGGTGGGAGAAACGGACCACGTCTTGTTGGCCAAAGTCACTGCCCCCAGTCCGGAGCACCCCGCCTCTCTCACCTTTGAACCTGCTGACACACCAGATATTCTGGTACAATACTCGGATGACGTGGACAAT AAGTACACTTGCATGAATGTGGAAGATGGTGCCCCGAAGTACCACTTAGCTGTGACTGGAAAAGCCTGGGCATTGTTGTGCCAATATTTCCCTGACCTTGTTCCTAGAATTGTTGCAAAGGGGACAGTGTTTGCAAGGATGTCACCTGATCAGAAAGCCCAGCTTGTGGAGGAGTTGCAAGCAATTGACTACATTGTGGGCATGTGTGGGGATGGTGCTAATGATTGTGGG GCTCTAAAAACTGCGCATGTAGGAATCTCGCTCTCAGAAGCTGAAGCCAGTGTGGCTGCTCCCTTTACCTCCCACACAGACAACATCCAGTGTGTGCCTCAAGTAATATGTGAAGGGAGATGTGCCCTTACTACTAATTTCTCTGTCTTCAAATACATGGCACTCTACAGCATCATCCAGTTTGTTTCGGTTCTTATTCTGTATACC GCATACAGCAACCTGACTGATCCTCAGTTTCTCTACATTGATCTCTTCATTGTAACTGTCATTGCTGTGTTTATGGGATATACAGGAGCTCGGCA TGAGCTAGTGGCACACAAACCCCTTGGAAATCTGCTTGGAGCTGTGAACATGTTCTCGGTTTTGTCGCAGATAGCACTGGTTATCCTTACACAAGTCATTGCATATCTTTACCTTCTGCAGCAACCCTG GTTTGAGCCCAACAAACCAACACCAGGAGATGAAGAGGACAACACTGTGAGCTGGGAGACAGGAACCATTTTCTATGTGTCGGCCTTCCAGTACCTGACTCTTTGTATTGCTTACTCACCTGGCCACCCTTTTAGGCAACCCATTTATACCAACT TCTGGCTCACGGTGTCTCTGGTCTCGTTGACGGTCATTACCCTGATGATGCTGCTCTGCCCTTGGTCTTGGCTGATGGAACTCATGAGGATTAGATATGATCCTGAGAACAACCTTATGATGTTCCGTGTGGCGCTGCTGCTCATGATTGCACTGCACTTTGTGGTTTCTCTGTCGACTGAG CATTTCATTGCGAGAAGCCGCTTCCTGAAGAAGTGTTTCCAGTGGATAACCTGTAAGCGAGAACCCAAGAACAAATACAAGATCGTCCTTCGTGATATGAATGAAGACTTAAGCTGGCCTCCTATTGGGACACCATTATATGCTACACTTCATACATAA